Genomic window (Polaromonas sp. JS666):
GCCACTCGTCCTGCTCAATCAGTTGCAGGCTGGTTTGCAAGGCGGTGGCCAGCAAGGCAGGGGCGGCGGTGGCAAAAATGTAACTGCGGGTTTTTTGCAGCAGCCATTCAACCAGTGCCTCGCTGCCCGCCACAAACGCCCCGGCCACGCCCGCGGCCTTGCCCAGCGTGGCCATGTAGAGCACGCGCGGTGAAGCATTTTCACCGGACAGGCCAAAGTGGGCCAGGCAACCCCGCCCCTGCGGGCCCAGCACGCCAAAACCGTGTGCGTCGTCGAGCAGCAGCAGGGCGTCATGGCGCTCGCACAATGCCAGCAGCGCAGGCACATCGGCCACATCGCCGTCCATGCTGAACACGGCGTCACTGATGATGAGCTTGCGCCGCGCCGGGCTGCTGATGAGCTCCTGCTCCAGTGCGGCCAGGTCGGCATGCGGGTAGCGGTGAATCTGTGCGCTTGACAGCCTTGCGCCGTCAATCAGGCAGGCGTGGTTCAGCGCGTCTGAAAAAATCGCATCGCCTTTGCCCACCAGCGCGGGCACGATGCCGATGTTGGTGGCATAACCGGCGTAAAAGTACAGGGCGCGCGGCTGGCCGACAAAGCGGGCCAGGGCGGCTTCCAGCGCCTCGTTGGCGGCGCTGTGGCCGCTCACCAGTGGCGAGGCCGCCGCACCCACGCCGAAAGCCCGGGCACCGTCGCAGGCGGCTTGCACCAGCGCGGGGTGGCCGGCCAGGCCCAGGTAGTCGTTGCTGCAAAACGCCAGCATGCGCTGCCCGTCAACCTGCAGGTGGGCGCCATCTTCAGGCACGACGACGCGACGCCGGCGGCGCAAATGCGCGCGGTCCAGCTCGGCAATGCGCGCCGGAAATTCATCGAGCCAGGAATTTGTCAGTGGGGTGTTGATTGCCATGCCAGGGGGAGTTCCAGGTTCAGGGTTTTGGGGTCGGGCTGCGACTGGTGCGCAATGCTGGCCAGCAGCGGTGCGGCCAGCTGGTGCTGCAAAAAGGCGATGTTGTCGCCTTGCGCGAGCATGCTGGGGTCTATATGGTTGGCCACCCAGCCCGCCAGCGTGAGGCCGCGCGCGCGAATGGCGGCGGCCGTCAGCAGCGCGTGGTTGAGGCAGCCCAGGCGCAGGCCCACCACCAGTACCACGGGCAAGCCCAGGGCCTGCGCCAGATCCGCGCCGGTTTCCGTATCCGACAGCGGCACCATGAAGCCGCCTGCGCCTTCCACCACCACGGCGTCAGCCAGCTGCAGTAATTGGCGGTGGCAGGCCACGATATGGGCGATGGCTATGCGAACGCCAGCGCGCGTGGCGGCAATGTGCGGCGACACCGCGTCGGGCAGCAAAACGGGATTGTCCAGTTCGGGGGGTACGCGGCAGCTGGATGCAGCGCGCAGGGCCAGCACGTCGTCGTTGGCTTGCAAGCCGTCCATCAAGGTGGTGCCTGCTGCCACCGGCTTCATGCCGACCACGCGCGGGTAGTGCGGGGCCAGCGCATGCAGCAGCGCCGCACTGACCAGGGTCTTGCCCACGCCGGTATCGGTGCCGGTCACGAAAAAGGAAATTTTCGGATGCTCAGCCATGCGCAGCTTCTTCGGCCAGCGTGGCCTGCAGGGCCGCCAGCGCGCCGCGTGCCAGAAAACCGGAGCTTTCCTCGTCCATCACATACGGCGGCATGGCGTAAATCGTGTTGCCAATCGGCCGCAGCAGCACACCCTGCGCCAGCGCGTGCTGGTAGTAGCGGCGCGAAAAACCGGGCAGCGCATCAGCTACATCCCAGGCCCAGATCATGCCAAGCTGCCTGGCGTTCCGGACACGCGGATGGGCGGTCAATGGCGCGAAGGCTGCGGTCAGGCTGCGCGCCACCGCGACATTGCCGGCCAGCACATCGTTTTGTTCGAACAGTTCCAGCGTGGCCAGGGCGGCGCGGCAGGCCAGCGGGTTGCCGGTATAGGAGTGCGAGTGCAGAAAACCGCGCGCCACGTCGTCGTCGTAAAAGGCCTGGTAGACCGTGTCGGTGGTCAGCACGGCCGACAGCGGCAGGGTGCCGCCGGTCAGGCCTTTTGAGAGGCAGATGAAGTCGGGCCGGATGCCAGCCTGCTGGTGGGCAAACATCGTGCCGGTGCGGCCAAAGCCGGTGGCTATTTCGTCCACCACCAGATGCACCTCGTAGCGGTCACACAGGGCGCGCACCCCGCGCAGGTAGCTGGCGTCGTGCATGGCCATGCCGGCGGCGCACTGCACCAGCGGCTCCACGATGAGGGCCGCGGTTTCTGCGTGGTGCTGCTCGAGCCAGGCCTGCAGCGCGCCGGCAGCGCGACCTGCCACGTCCACAGCGCTTTCGCCCGGCCGGGCGCAACGGGCATCGGGGCTGGGCACGGTAGCTGCCAGTCGCACCAGCGGCGCGTAGGCCTCGCGGAAAATGGCGATGTCGGTCACGGCCAGCGCGCCCACGGTTTCGCCGTGGTAGCCGCCGGCCAGTCCCACAAAACGGCATTTGCCGGGGCGCCCGGTGTTGCGCCAGTAGTGCGCACTCATCTTCAGCGCGATCTCGGTGGCCGAGGCGCCGTCGCTGCCGTAAAAGGCATGACCCAGGCCGGTCAGCTGCGCCAGCTTTTCAGACAGCTCTACCACCGACTGGTGCGTGAAACCGGCCAGCATCACGTGATCGAGCCGGCCGAGCTGGTCAATCAGCGCCGCCCGGATGTGGGGGTGGTTGTGGCCAAACAGGTTGACCCACCAGGAGCTGATGCCGTCGAGGTAGCGGTGGCCTTCAAAGTCGTGGAGCCACACCCCGTCGGCCCTGGACACCGGAATCAGCGGTTGCGATTCGTGCAGCTTCATCTGCGTGCAGGGGTGCCACACATGCCGCAGGCTGCGCTGGACCATCGAGGTGTTGTCCATGGATGCTCCGGTTTAAAAGACGGTGGAGGCCAGCGCTTGTGCAGGCGGGCAGGGCGGCACGCGGGATGCGTGACGGGCGATGCGTGGATTCAGGGCATCTGAACCGGAATGGTCGAGCGCTCTTCCTTGATTCGGTTGTCGGGGTCGACAAACACCAGCTTGGGCCGGAAGCCGGCGACATACTCTTCATGCACCTGCGCAAAGGCGGCAATGATGACGAGATCGCCCACGGCAGCCCGGCGGGCCGCGGAGCCATTGACCGAGATGATGCGGCTGCCGCGCTCGGCCCGGATGGCGTAGGTGATAAAGCGCTCGCCGTTGTTGATGTTCCAGATATGCACCTGCTCGTTCTCGCCCAGGTTGGCAGCGTCCAGCAGGTCTTCGTCAATCGCGCACGAGCCTTCGTAGTTCAGTTCGCAGTGGGTGACGCTGGCGCGGTGAATTTTGGATTTGAGCAGGGTGCGAAACATGATGGGCTGGCAATAAAGAAGTGACGATTAATCTGGGGCAATCGGATAACAGCGTACAAACAGCGAGACAATAAAGCATCTGTTACCGTCATATCAGTAACATTTAGTCTGTTGAACCGTAGTCTAGGGGAGTCTTTATTCCCGTAGTCTAGGGGAGTCTTTATTCCATCTGGGCGAGTCTTTATTCCAACTGGTTATGAAAAAGTCATTTGATTTCTCGGCTGAGGCCATCGTTGAGGTAGCCAAGGCCGACGCAATTCTTGCGCTGGCCGAAGATGTGGGCGCGGGCGATTTGACGGCGGGGCTGATTGATCCGGCCCGCAGCGCCCGGGCGCAGGTGCTGGCACGCGAAAGCGCCGTGATTTGCGGCAGCGCCTGGGTGGAAGCCACGATTTTGCAGCTCGACCCCCAGGCCCGCCTGACCTGGCATGTGCGGGACGGCGAGCGCTGCGCCGCCAACCAGGTGGTGCTGGAGATACAGGGTCGGGCGCAGGCCCTGCTGACGGCCGAGCGCACGGCGCTCAATTTTCTGCAGCTGCTGAGCGCGGTGGCCAGCAAAACGGCTGGCTATGTCGCTGCGGTGCAAGGCACGCGGGCGCAGATTGTGGACACCCGCAAAACATTGCCCGGCCTGCGCCTGGCGCAGAAATACGCGGTGCGTACCGGCGGCGGCACCAACCACCGGATTGGCCTCTACGACGCGGTGCTGATCAAGGAAAACCATATTGCCGCTGCCGGCGGCATTGCGCAGGTGCTGGCGCGTGCGGCCGCGGTGGCGGCCCAGGCAGATTTTGTGCAAATCGAGGTTGAAGACCTGGCCGAGTTGCAGCAGGCCCTGAATGCCGGCGCCCGCATGGTGCTGCTCGACAACATGACGCTGGACCAGTTGCGCGAGGCGGTGCGCATCAACGAGGGGCGCGCCAGCCTGGAGATCTCCGGTGGCGTGACGCAGGAAAGCCTGCGCAGCCTGGCCGAAACTGGCGTGGACCGGATTTCCATTGGCGGCCTGACCAAGGACGTCAAGGCCATCGATTTCTCGATGCGTTTTCACGAGCTGTAAGGAACTGCGATGGGCGCCGTGACTGACGTGATTGATGTTGAATACGACTCGCCGCACCCGGCGGCGGTTCCGGGCGCCTCGGCGTGCGACACCAGGCACGCCTGGGCGCGTGTACCGGTCGAGCCCGGCCCCAAGCAGCGTGCCGCGCTCAAGGACAAGATCCGCCGGCTGCTGAAGGAGCGCAACGCGGTGATGGTGTCGCACTACTACGTGCACCCCGACCTGCAGGACCTGGCCGAGGAAACCGGCGGTATCGTCAGCGACTCGCTGGAGATGGCGCGCTTTGGCCAGAACCATGCGGCGCAGACGCTGGTGGTCTCGGGCGTGCGCTTCATGGGCGAGACGGCCAAGATTGTTTCGCCCGAAAAGCGCGTGCTGATGCCCGACCTCGACGCGACCTGCTCGCTGGACCTGGGGTGTCCGGTCGATGAGTTCAGCGCTTTTTGCGACGCGCACCCGGACCGCACCGTGGTAGTCTATGCCAACACCAGCGCGGCCGTGAAGGCGCGCGCCGACTGGGTGGTCACATCCAGCTGCGCGCTCGACATTGTGCAGGCACTGAAAGACAAGGGGCACAAGATCTTGTGGGCGCCCGACAAGCATCTGGGCGGCTACATCCAGCGCCAGACTGGCGCCGATATGGTGTTCTGGAACGGCACCTGCATCGTGCACGACGAGTTCAAGGCCTTCGAGCTCGAAGCGCTCAAGAAGGAGCACCCGAAAGCCAGGGTGCTGGTGCATCCCGAGTCACCGGCCGATGTGGTGGCGCTGGCCGACGCGGTGGGTTCCACCTCGGCCATCCTGAAAGCCGCGCGCGAACTGGACGCCCCGGAGTTCATTGTCGCCACCGACAGCGGCATGATGCACAAGCTGCGCACACTCAACCCCGGCAAGATCTTCATCGAGGCGCCGACGGCTGGCAACAGCGCGACCTGCAAGAGCTGCGCGCACTGCCCCTGGATGGCCATGAACAGCCTGGCGGGCCTGGCCCATGTGCTGGAGACCGGCCGCAATGAAATTCACGTTGATCCGGCGCTGGGCCTGCGTGCCCGCCTGCCGATTGACCGCATGCTGGCGTTCACCGCTGCGCTGAAGGCCGGCCAGCCGGCGGGCGCGCTGGTGCCGAACATCGGCGCGGCCTGATGGGAGCCTTGTCGGCACTCATCGACTTCTCCAACCCGGACCATCCCGACGGGCCACGTTTGCGCCAGGCCTTTGGCGTGGCGCGCCAGGTGCTGGTGGCGCGCGAGCCGCAGCAGGTGCGCGCGGTGCTGGACGCAGTGCAGCAGGCTGCGCAGCAGGGCGCCTGGTGCGTGGGTTACCTGCGCTACGAGGCCGCGCCCGCCTTCGATGCCGCGCTGGCCGTGCATCCGGCGGACGGGCCCCTGGCATGGTTTGCGGTGTACGACGAGGCTTTGCCATGGCCGGGGGACGCGGCGGATGCGGCGGATGCAGCCGTCCAGGTGCAGTGGCAGGAGACCTGTCCGCGCCCCGTTTTTGACGCGGCGCTGACAAGCATCCAGCACGCCATTGCCCAGGGTGAGCTGTACCAGGTCAACATCACCGCACCGCTGCTGGGCACGTTGCGCGGCGAACCGGGGGGTGATGCGGCTCGCGCCCTGTTTTCCGCCCTGCAGCGGGCCCAGCCCGGCGGCTATGCGGCCTTTCTGGACACCGGCGATGCGCAGGTGCTGTCGGTATCCCCCGAGCTGTTTTTCGACTGGCATGCGGGCCGTATCCTGACGCGGCCCATGAAGGGCACGGCACGGCGCGGCGCCTCGCCGCACGACGATGCAGCGCAGGCCGAGGCGCTGCGCACATCGGCCAAGGAGCGCGCCGAGAATGTGATGATCGTGGACTTGCTGCGCAATGACCTGTCGCGCATCGCCCGGCCGTTCAGCGTGCGGGTGCCGCGCCTGTTCCACACCGAGGCGCTGCCCACGCTGTGGCAGATGACCTCGGACGTCGAGGCGCGCACGCGCGAAGGCTGTTCGCTGGCGGATGTCTTTGCCGCGCTGTTCCCCTGCGGTTCGGTAACCGGCGCGCCCAAGGTGCGCGCGATGCAGATGATCCATGCGCTGGAACCGCAGGCGCGGGGTGTGTACTGCGGCGCCGTTGGCGTGGTGCAGCCGGGCGAACACGGCGGCATCAGGGCCACGTTCAATGTACCCATCCGCACCGTGACCCTGGGCGGGATGGCGCTGCGCTGCGGCATTGGCAGCGGTATCA
Coding sequences:
- a CDS encoding adenosylmethionine--8-amino-7-oxononanoate transaminase — encoded protein: MDNTSMVQRSLRHVWHPCTQMKLHESQPLIPVSRADGVWLHDFEGHRYLDGISSWWVNLFGHNHPHIRAALIDQLGRLDHVMLAGFTHQSVVELSEKLAQLTGLGHAFYGSDGASATEIALKMSAHYWRNTGRPGKCRFVGLAGGYHGETVGALAVTDIAIFREAYAPLVRLAATVPSPDARCARPGESAVDVAGRAAGALQAWLEQHHAETAALIVEPLVQCAAGMAMHDASYLRGVRALCDRYEVHLVVDEIATGFGRTGTMFAHQQAGIRPDFICLSKGLTGGTLPLSAVLTTDTVYQAFYDDDVARGFLHSHSYTGNPLACRAALATLELFEQNDVLAGNVAVARSLTAAFAPLTAHPRVRNARQLGMIWAWDVADALPGFSRRYYQHALAQGVLLRPIGNTIYAMPPYVMDEESSGFLARGALAALQATLAEEAAHG
- the bioF gene encoding 8-amino-7-oxononanoate synthase; protein product: MAINTPLTNSWLDEFPARIAELDRAHLRRRRRVVVPEDGAHLQVDGQRMLAFCSNDYLGLAGHPALVQAACDGARAFGVGAAASPLVSGHSAANEALEAALARFVGQPRALYFYAGYATNIGIVPALVGKGDAIFSDALNHACLIDGARLSSAQIHRYPHADLAALEQELISSPARRKLIISDAVFSMDGDVADVPALLALCERHDALLLLDDAHGFGVLGPQGRGCLAHFGLSGENASPRVLYMATLGKAAGVAGAFVAGSEALVEWLLQKTRSYIFATAAPALLATALQTSLQLIEQDEWRREHLQRLIARLRSGLAQGLQGSSWRLGESPTAIQPVVIGPNDAALAVMEGLRTRGLWVPAIRPPTVAEGTARLRIALSAAHTEADIDRLVQALTELAKPGSL
- the panD gene encoding aspartate 1-decarboxylase, whose product is MFRTLLKSKIHRASVTHCELNYEGSCAIDEDLLDAANLGENEQVHIWNINNGERFITYAIRAERGSRIISVNGSAARRAAVGDLVIIAAFAQVHEEYVAGFRPKLVFVDPDNRIKEERSTIPVQMP
- the bioD gene encoding dethiobiotin synthase; this translates as MAEHPKISFFVTGTDTGVGKTLVSAALLHALAPHYPRVVGMKPVAAGTTLMDGLQANDDVLALRAASSCRVPPELDNPVLLPDAVSPHIAATRAGVRIAIAHIVACHRQLLQLADAVVVEGAGGFMVPLSDTETGADLAQALGLPVVLVVGLRLGCLNHALLTAAAIRARGLTLAGWVANHIDPSMLAQGDNIAFLQHQLAAPLLASIAHQSQPDPKTLNLELPLAWQSTPH
- the nadA gene encoding quinolinate synthase NadA, which gives rise to MGAVTDVIDVEYDSPHPAAVPGASACDTRHAWARVPVEPGPKQRAALKDKIRRLLKERNAVMVSHYYVHPDLQDLAEETGGIVSDSLEMARFGQNHAAQTLVVSGVRFMGETAKIVSPEKRVLMPDLDATCSLDLGCPVDEFSAFCDAHPDRTVVVYANTSAAVKARADWVVTSSCALDIVQALKDKGHKILWAPDKHLGGYIQRQTGADMVFWNGTCIVHDEFKAFELEALKKEHPKARVLVHPESPADVVALADAVGSTSAILKAARELDAPEFIVATDSGMMHKLRTLNPGKIFIEAPTAGNSATCKSCAHCPWMAMNSLAGLAHVLETGRNEIHVDPALGLRARLPIDRMLAFTAALKAGQPAGALVPNIGAA
- the nadC gene encoding carboxylating nicotinate-nucleotide diphosphorylase, encoding MKKSFDFSAEAIVEVAKADAILALAEDVGAGDLTAGLIDPARSARAQVLARESAVICGSAWVEATILQLDPQARLTWHVRDGERCAANQVVLEIQGRAQALLTAERTALNFLQLLSAVASKTAGYVAAVQGTRAQIVDTRKTLPGLRLAQKYAVRTGGGTNHRIGLYDAVLIKENHIAAAGGIAQVLARAAAVAAQADFVQIEVEDLAELQQALNAGARMVLLDNMTLDQLREAVRINEGRASLEISGGVTQESLRSLAETGVDRISIGGLTKDVKAIDFSMRFHEL
- the pabB gene encoding aminodeoxychorismate synthase component I — encoded protein: MGALSALIDFSNPDHPDGPRLRQAFGVARQVLVAREPQQVRAVLDAVQQAAQQGAWCVGYLRYEAAPAFDAALAVHPADGPLAWFAVYDEALPWPGDAADAADAAVQVQWQETCPRPVFDAALTSIQHAIAQGELYQVNITAPLLGTLRGEPGGDAARALFSALQRAQPGGYAAFLDTGDAQVLSVSPELFFDWHAGRILTRPMKGTARRGASPHDDAAQAEALRTSAKERAENVMIVDLLRNDLSRIARPFSVRVPRLFHTEALPTLWQMTSDVEARTREGCSLADVFAALFPCGSVTGAPKVRAMQMIHALEPQARGVYCGAVGVVQPGEHGGIRATFNVPIRTVTLGGMALRCGIGSGITADASADGEWQEWRHKQAFVQRASAPFSLLETLGLKDGCLRDADAHLARMALAARHFGYPWDVLQVERSLQALVQAHAQGAWRVRLLLDAQGRAQAEAHALEAGPARVRLCLAERAIADAHDEFVRFKTTRRAHYDAFTPAQPGVFDTLLWNTDGEITECTRGNVALLLDGHWVTPPLRCGLLGGVARANALREGRVAEAVVRVADLPRVQALAFVNSLRGWIPAELEPRTA